One Bacillus horti DNA segment encodes these proteins:
- a CDS encoding type III pantothenate kinase, which yields MILVIDVGNTNIVVGVYKDDQLLYHWRINTNKNQTEDEYGMLVKGLFREEGLIPHDVQGIIISSVVPPSMSALERMCVKYFNIEPLTVGPGIKTGLPIQYDNPREVGADRIVNAVGALVDYEPPLIIVDSGTATTFCYIDEKGCFQGGAIAPGMNISMEALYHYASKLPKIEFVIPKQAIGKNTVSSMQSGTVFGYIGLVDGLIERMIEETKTQPTIIATGGLAKIIADQSKFIQHYDPFLTLKGLYTIYHRNV from the coding sequence ATGATATTAGTTATTGATGTAGGGAATACGAATATTGTGGTAGGTGTATATAAAGACGATCAGCTACTTTACCATTGGAGAATCAATACGAATAAAAATCAAACAGAAGATGAGTACGGTATGCTGGTGAAGGGGCTTTTTCGTGAAGAAGGCTTAATTCCACATGATGTACAAGGTATTATCATTTCCTCTGTTGTTCCACCTTCCATGTCAGCTCTAGAGCGGATGTGTGTAAAGTATTTTAATATTGAGCCTCTGACCGTAGGACCTGGTATCAAAACAGGATTACCTATCCAGTATGATAATCCTCGTGAAGTAGGGGCTGACCGTATCGTTAATGCTGTTGGAGCATTGGTGGACTATGAGCCTCCCCTTATTATTGTAGACTCTGGGACGGCCACTACGTTCTGCTATATAGATGAAAAGGGCTGCTTTCAGGGTGGTGCCATCGCTCCGGGGATGAATATTTCAATGGAAGCCTTGTACCATTATGCCTCCAAGCTACCCAAAATTGAGTTTGTCATACCTAAGCAAGCGATAGGGAAAAATACTGTCTCCTCTATGCAATCAGGAACTGTTTTTGGCTACATTGGTTTAGTGGACGGTCTGATTGAACGAATGATTGAAGAGACGAAAACACAGCCTACGATCATAGCTACAGGAGGATTAGCTAAAATTATTGCTGATCAGTCTAAATTTATTCAGCATTATGATCCGTTTTTAACCCTTAAGGGGCTGTATACGATTTATCACCGCAATGTTTAG